A stretch of DNA from Vulcanisaeta thermophila:
CCTAAACCCCATGGAACTCATATACCTGGCGCTCAACGATTACGAGGTAATACTCAATGGAAACCACGTGGGCATTGACGAATTAATGAAGCACGTGGGCAATACCCAGGCCCTGACGGTGTACCTGGACATGAGGGGTAGGGGTTACTTCATAAAGCCCATTAGGGGGCCCGTGGACTTCCTGGTGTGGGATAAGGGTAAGGATGCCCTGAGGACGTATCCAAAGTACGCCATTAAGTTGGTTACTGAGGGTTCTGGGATACAGGTAAGTGAATTATTACAGGTGCTAAGGTACAGCG
This window harbors:
- a CDS encoding endonuclease, which produces MTKTTNKEGRGMRRFVVVEGEEPPYRLVRIEPMSTEELAERGIGEGGDNGYYLNPMELIYLALNDYEVILNGNHVGIDELMKHVGNTQALTVYLDMRGRGYFIKPIRGPVDFLVWDKGKDALRTYPKYAIKLVTEGSGIQVSELLQVLRYSESMGLQLVLALISTEGVITYYKAFTFKPEKTTAGTQTTIL